From a single Couchioplanes caeruleus genomic region:
- a CDS encoding WecB/TagA/CpsF family glycosyltransferase gives MGPRVMIDEGKRNVLGVLVDAVDYDAATAKIIEAARERRHYAVTALAVHGVMTGVQDKAHNARLNSFDLVTPDGQPVRGALNLVHHAGLTDRVYGPELTLRVLRQAAAEGLPVYLYGSTEPTLEKLVPALEQMFPALKLAGVEASKFRSNRPGEEAEIADRIKASGARIVLVGLGCPRQEIWAYAMRPLLDMPLLAVGAAFDYHAGLLKNPPAWMQKYALEWLWRLGLEPKRLWKRYVLLNPAYVSRLAMQKAGLWKAQPPAPTSEPVTSFAV, from the coding sequence ATGGGTCCCCGCGTCATGATCGACGAGGGCAAGCGCAACGTGCTCGGCGTCCTCGTCGACGCCGTGGACTACGACGCCGCGACGGCGAAGATCATCGAGGCCGCCCGGGAGCGCCGGCACTACGCGGTGACCGCCCTGGCCGTGCACGGCGTCATGACGGGCGTGCAGGACAAGGCGCACAACGCCCGGCTGAACTCCTTCGACCTGGTGACCCCCGACGGCCAGCCCGTCCGCGGCGCGCTCAACCTGGTGCACCACGCGGGCCTGACCGACCGCGTCTACGGCCCGGAGCTCACTCTGCGCGTCCTGCGCCAGGCCGCGGCGGAAGGCCTGCCCGTCTACCTGTACGGGTCCACCGAGCCGACCCTCGAGAAGCTGGTCCCGGCGCTGGAGCAGATGTTCCCGGCGCTCAAGCTCGCCGGCGTCGAGGCCTCGAAGTTCCGCAGCAACCGCCCCGGCGAGGAGGCGGAGATCGCCGACCGGATCAAGGCGTCGGGCGCGCGGATCGTCCTGGTCGGCCTGGGCTGCCCCCGGCAGGAGATCTGGGCGTACGCGATGCGTCCGCTGCTCGACATGCCGCTGCTGGCAGTCGGTGCGGCGTTCGACTACCACGCCGGGCTGCTGAAGAACCCGCCGGCGTGGATGCAGAAGTACGCGCTGGAATGGCTGTGGCGGCTCGGCCTCGAGCCCAAGCGGCTGTGGAAGCGTTACGTGCTGCTGAACCCGGCGTACGTGTCGCGGCTGGCGATGCAGAAGGCCGGCTTGTGGAAGGCGCAGCCGCCGGCACCGACCAGCGAACCGGTCACGTCCTTCGCCGTCTGA
- a CDS encoding NAD-dependent epimerase/dehydratase family protein: MAVALVTGSGGLIGSEAVRHFAGLGLDVVGIDNDMRQEFFGAEASTAWNVQRLSADLGSSYEHHGVDIRDRDAVARIFNKYGKDIAVVIHTAAQPSHDWAVRDPYTDFDVNAGGTLTMLQNTRDHCIEAPFIHCSTNKVYGDTPNRLPLIEQETRWELDPAHPYYNGITEDMSIDNCLHSIFGASKVAADVMAQEYGRYFGMKTAIFRGGTLTGPAHSATELHGFLGYVMRANMERRTYRIFGYKGKQVRDAIHSHDVLSAFEAFFRSPGSAKVYNLGGGRHSNCSNLEAFALAEKISGTQMITEYVDDNRIGDHQWWIGSMAAFQADYPDWKQVYDVPMILQEIYEANVDKWVPAS, from the coding sequence GTCTCATCGGGTCGGAGGCGGTTCGGCACTTCGCCGGGCTCGGTCTTGACGTGGTCGGGATCGACAACGACATGCGGCAGGAGTTCTTCGGCGCCGAGGCCTCGACGGCGTGGAACGTCCAGCGGCTGAGCGCCGACCTGGGTTCCTCGTACGAGCACCACGGCGTGGACATCCGGGACCGGGATGCGGTCGCGCGGATCTTCAACAAGTACGGCAAGGACATCGCCGTGGTGATTCACACCGCCGCGCAGCCGTCGCACGACTGGGCCGTGCGAGACCCGTACACGGACTTCGATGTGAACGCCGGCGGCACGCTGACGATGCTGCAGAACACGCGCGACCACTGCATCGAGGCGCCGTTCATCCACTGCTCCACCAACAAGGTGTACGGCGACACCCCCAACCGGCTGCCGCTGATCGAGCAGGAGACGCGCTGGGAGCTCGACCCGGCGCACCCGTACTACAACGGCATCACCGAGGACATGTCGATCGACAACTGCCTGCACTCGATCTTCGGCGCCTCGAAGGTGGCCGCGGACGTGATGGCGCAGGAGTACGGCCGCTACTTCGGCATGAAGACCGCGATCTTCCGCGGCGGCACGCTCACCGGGCCCGCCCACTCCGCGACGGAGCTGCACGGCTTCCTCGGGTACGTGATGCGCGCCAACATGGAGCGGCGCACCTACCGGATCTTCGGCTACAAGGGCAAGCAGGTCCGCGACGCGATCCACAGCCACGACGTGCTGAGCGCGTTCGAGGCGTTCTTCCGCAGCCCGGGCTCGGCGAAGGTCTACAACCTCGGCGGCGGCCGTCACTCCAACTGCTCGAACCTCGAGGCGTTCGCACTGGCCGAGAAGATCAGCGGCACCCAGATGATCACCGAGTACGTGGACGACAACCGCATCGGCGACCACCAGTGGTGGATCGGCTCGATGGCCGCCTTCCAGGCCGACTACCCGGACTGGAAGCAGGTCTACGACGTGCCGATGATCCTCCAGGAGATCTACGAGGCCAACGTCGACAAATGGGTCCCCGCGTCATGA